A genomic window from Gossypium hirsutum isolate 1008001.06 chromosome D12, Gossypium_hirsutum_v2.1, whole genome shotgun sequence includes:
- the LOC107945354 gene encoding protein CONSERVED IN THE GREEN LINEAGE AND DIATOMS 27, chloroplastic: MLRLNVYCSLNIPIPEHIKLGSSYGSGLPKFRGGPKLPRRVSVRALKDEMDGGMSGGFQGRSWEPGLEIEVPFEQRPVNEYSSLKDGPLYSWGELGPGQFFLRLGGLWLVTFTVLGVPIAAASFNPSREPLRFVLAAGTGTLFLVSLIVLRIYLGWSYVGDRLLSAVIPYEETGWYDGQMWVKPPEVLARDRLLGSYKVKPVIKLLKQTLVGTGALLVTSVFLFIFATPVEDFFKTAFVTKDAPSNVVASKTNTKFKIRKEELLRLPVEVKDDDDLAAAAAEAADGRPVYCRDRYYRALAGGQYCKWEDLLK; the protein is encoded by the exons ATGCTTAGGTTAAATGTTTATTGTTCTCTAAATATTCCTATTCCGGAACATATTAAGCTTGGGAGTAGTTATGGTTCAGGCTTACCTAAGTTCCGTGGTGGACCCAAGCTGCCTCGTCGGGTTTCAGTCAGGGCGTTAAAAGATGAGATGGACGGTGGTATGAGCGGCGGCTTTCAAGGCCGGAGCTGGGAACCTGGCTTGGAAATTGAGGTCCCTTTTGAACAAAGACCG GTGAATGAGTACTCGTCCCTGAAAGATGGACCTCTGTATTCATGGGGCGAACTGGGACCAGGCCAATTTTTCCTTCGACTAGGAGGACTCTGGCTGGTAACTTTCACGGTTCTTGGAGTCCCAATAGCAGCTGCAAGCTTTAATCCTTCAAGA GAACCTTTAAGATTTGTGCTTGCAGCTGGAACAGGAACTCTCTTCCTCGTGTCACTGATTGTATTAAGAATTTATCTG GGGTGGAGTTATGTTGGGGATAGACTTTTGTCAGCAGTAATACCTTATGAAGAGACTGGCTGGTATGATGGTCAAATGTGGGTTAAACCACCTGAG GTCCTGGCTCGTGACAGACTGCTGGGCTCTTATAAG GTTAAACCAGTTATCAAGTTGTTGAAGCAGACACTAGTGGGAACAGGGGCTTTGCTTGTTACATCAGTATTTCTATTTATCTTCGCTACACCAGTGGAAGATTTCTTTAAAACAGCATTTGTCACAAAGGATGCACCATCAAACGTTGTTGCTTCAAAAACCAACACAAAGTTCAAGATAAG GAAAGAAGAGTTGCTTCGACTTCCGGTTGAGGTTAAGGACGATGACGATCTAGCGGCGGCTGCAGCAGAGGCTGCTGACGGAAGACCAGTGTACTGCAGGGATAGATATTATCGTGCATTAGCAGGTGGGCAGTACTGCAAATGGGAAGATCTGTTGAAGTAG